The Rhodocytophaga rosea genome has a segment encoding these proteins:
- a CDS encoding carbohydrate-binding domain-containing protein — protein MHFIFLNVFYKRLAIAGIIVCILSLMLFFSIHPFLSPTQRIKNTNTLVVEGWISEDGLKEAVKEFKTHPYQRIITAGGHLDPYFRTYITGTLHIPVPDSLQHLSGSTFLRIGAYGSHVDEVFAHFKVSVNDSVYLGEAYTTGRSIVYEFPVDTCIGSIKSLHIQFDNDSYKRTQDRDLYVGTITINGVNIPYSSGTMIYEQHWPKETKYVTVYATYAENAAAELIRLGVDSTKIMAIPGPKVYTHRTYTSAAVLRKYLVAHQISSFNLVSLGVHSRRSWLSYEKALGKEFSIGIIAVENKKYDPALWWQTRSVVKNVLTEAAKYLYIRFWFDSATEV, from the coding sequence ATGCATTTTATTTTTCTTAATGTGTTTTATAAACGCTTAGCCATTGCAGGGATTATTGTATGTATACTCTCCCTCATGCTATTCTTTAGTATACACCCGTTTTTATCTCCTACCCAAAGAATTAAAAATACAAATACATTAGTAGTTGAAGGCTGGATTTCCGAAGATGGTTTAAAGGAAGCTGTGAAGGAATTTAAAACCCACCCCTATCAGAGAATCATTACCGCAGGTGGACATTTAGACCCATATTTCAGAACGTATATTACGGGCACTTTGCACATCCCAGTACCAGACTCCTTGCAACACTTATCCGGTTCAACCTTTTTACGGATAGGAGCCTACGGATCTCATGTGGATGAAGTATTTGCTCATTTTAAGGTTTCAGTAAATGATTCTGTCTATCTGGGCGAAGCTTATACTACCGGCCGTTCAATAGTTTATGAATTTCCTGTAGATACTTGTATCGGTAGTATTAAAAGTTTACACATTCAGTTTGATAATGATAGTTATAAGCGGACGCAGGATAGAGATTTGTATGTAGGCACCATTACTATCAATGGTGTAAATATACCCTATTCCAGCGGAACGATGATCTATGAGCAACACTGGCCGAAGGAGACCAAATATGTGACAGTGTATGCAACTTATGCAGAGAATGCCGCAGCTGAACTAATCCGGTTAGGTGTTGACAGCACTAAGATTATGGCAATTCCCGGGCCTAAAGTGTATACACACAGAACGTATACTTCGGCAGCGGTTCTCAGAAAATACCTGGTAGCGCATCAAATTTCTTCATTCAATCTGGTTTCCTTAGGTGTGCATAGCAGACGGAGCTGGCTCAGTTATGAGAAAGCATTAGGGAAAGAGTTCTCTATAGGAATTATTGCTGTTGAAAATAAAAAGTATGATCCTGCGCTATGGTGGCAAACTAGATCGGTAGTGAAAAATGTGCTAACCGAAGCTGCCAAATATCTGTATATCCGTTTCTGGTTCGATTCTGCAACTGAAGTATAG